One stretch of Deltaproteobacteria bacterium DNA includes these proteins:
- a CDS encoding cation transporter, with amino-acid sequence MTDTSLKRLYYIANLLAIITIGYNIIEGIISVWLGAADETLSLFGFGVDSFVEVISGIGIWHMVRRIQANGMETKDNFEQQALKITGWAFYVLTLGLVLSAGLSLYEQHKPNSTFWGIIVSLISMSFMWLLIHYKTKVGKALNSSAILADAACSKACLYLSIVLLIASLGYEITGLNIFDSAGALLIAYFSYREGKEAFEKSQGLSCGCEGSCKIQSISALPKISGKK; translated from the coding sequence ATGACCGATACATCACTAAAACGACTTTATTACATCGCCAACTTACTGGCCATCATCACTATTGGTTACAATATCATCGAAGGGATTATTTCTGTATGGCTTGGCGCTGCTGATGAAACCTTGTCACTATTCGGTTTCGGAGTGGATTCTTTCGTCGAAGTAATATCCGGAATCGGGATCTGGCACATGGTCAGAAGGATACAAGCAAACGGAATGGAAACCAAGGATAATTTTGAGCAGCAAGCACTAAAAATAACCGGTTGGGCTTTTTATGTGCTGACACTTGGTCTTGTTCTTTCAGCGGGATTATCATTGTATGAGCAGCACAAACCAAATTCAACGTTTTGGGGAATCATTGTTTCACTGATTTCCATGTCCTTTATGTGGCTTCTGATTCACTACAAGACCAAGGTTGGTAAAGCACTCAATTCATCGGCAATTCTTGCAGATGCGGCTTGTTCAAAAGCTTGCCTCTATTTGTCCATAGTACTTCTGATCGCCAGTCTCGGTTATGAAATCACCGGATTAAACATATTCGATTCAGCGGGCGCTCTTCTCATAGCATATTTTTCGTACCGAGAAGGGAAAGAGGCATTTGAAAAGTCGCAAGGTTTATCCTGTGGCTGCGAGGGTAGCTGTAAAATACAATCAATTAGTGCTCTTCCAAAAATATCTGGCAAAAAGTGA